In Pseudomonas sp. GCEP-101, one DNA window encodes the following:
- the rne gene encoding ribonuclease E: MKRMLINATQPEELRVALVDGQRLFDLDIESGAREQKKANIYKGRITRIEPSLEAAFVDFGAERHGFLPLKEISREYFKKNPEGRINIKDVLSEGQEVIVQVEKEERGNKGAALTTFISLAGRYLVLMPNNPRAGGISRRIEGEERNELREALNGLTVPGDMGLIVRTAGLGRSSEELQWDLDYLLQLWGAIKEASGERSGPFLIYQESNVIIRAIRDYLRQDIGEVLIDSIDAQEEALNFIQQVMPQYASKVKLYQDSVPLFNRFQIESQIETAFQREVKLPSGGSIVIDPTEALVSIDINSARATKGGDIEETALQTNLEAAEEIARQLRLRDIGGLIVIDFIDMTPAKNQRAVEERVREALEADRARVQVGRISRFGLLEMSRQRLRPSLGETSGIVCPRCNGQGIIRDVESLSLAILRLIEEEALKDRTAEVRARVPFQVAAFLLNEKRNAITKIELRTRARIFILPDDHLETPHFEVQRLRDDNPELLSGHASYEMAPEEHEEVQPVSATRTLVRQEAAVKTVSPQTPAPQQAAAAPVVEAAKPMPEPSLFQGLVKSLVSLFAGSKPEPTPAAAEKPATERSEGQGERRNGRQQNRRRDGRDGGRRDDERKERGERRRDERGERGERAERPAREERQPREERAERQPREERQPREERAERPPREERQPREERAERPPREERQPREERAERPPREERQPREERGERTERQPREERQPREERQPRGERGERAERPPREERQPREDRQARDAAALEAEELPNEELLDQQDDEGSDDERPRRRSRGQRRRSNRRERQREAGVDGVEGAEGDVNSAEGVAEQAASYTPSPAALVAAAATAVAVAEAAAEQEQPAAQAQVEAQPLESGVVEAVRTESALEQTIEFLAKPAEQAAEPVEAVNDTVDVAAAEPAVAEDAPAPAAETVIEAVAQLVEEAPAQAPAIAEEAPAAAPTASEEAAPAVPANATGRASNDPRERRRQERLAREAAAAAAPQVEQAPAVEAVVEEAAAVEADVVVEPAADVTAETVVAEVVNEAEAVEQAEGEKAEKAEKTEEEEGSVVEKHHS; the protein is encoded by the coding sequence ATGAAAAGAATGCTGATCAACGCAACTCAACCCGAAGAGTTGCGTGTAGCGCTGGTAGACGGCCAACGCCTGTTCGACCTGGACATCGAGTCCGGCGCGCGCGAACAGAAGAAGGCCAACATCTACAAGGGCCGCATCACCCGCATCGAGCCGAGCCTTGAAGCCGCCTTCGTCGACTTCGGCGCCGAGCGCCACGGCTTCCTCCCCCTCAAAGAAATCTCCCGCGAATACTTCAAGAAGAATCCTGAAGGCCGCATCAACATCAAGGACGTCCTGAGCGAAGGCCAGGAAGTCATCGTCCAGGTCGAGAAAGAAGAGCGTGGCAACAAGGGCGCCGCCCTGACCACCTTCATCAGCCTCGCCGGCCGTTACCTGGTGCTCATGCCCAACAACCCGCGCGCCGGTGGCATCTCCCGCCGCATCGAGGGTGAAGAGCGCAACGAACTGCGCGAAGCGCTGAACGGCCTGACCGTTCCCGGCGACATGGGCCTGATCGTCCGTACCGCGGGCCTGGGCCGCAGCTCCGAAGAGCTGCAATGGGACCTGGACTACCTGCTGCAACTGTGGGGCGCCATCAAGGAAGCCTCCGGCGAGCGCAGCGGCCCGTTCCTGATCTACCAGGAAAGCAACGTCATCATCCGCGCCATCCGCGACTACCTGCGCCAGGACATCGGCGAAGTGCTGATCGACAGCATCGACGCCCAGGAAGAAGCCCTGAACTTCATCCAGCAGGTCATGCCGCAGTACGCGAGCAAGGTGAAGCTGTACCAGGACAGCGTTCCGCTGTTCAACCGCTTCCAGATCGAGAGCCAGATCGAAACCGCCTTCCAGCGCGAAGTGAAGCTGCCGTCGGGCGGCTCCATCGTCATCGATCCGACCGAAGCCCTGGTCTCCATCGACATCAACTCGGCGCGCGCCACCAAAGGCGGCGACATCGAGGAAACCGCCCTGCAGACCAACCTGGAAGCGGCCGAGGAAATCGCCCGCCAGCTGCGCCTGCGTGACATCGGCGGCCTGATCGTCATCGACTTCATCGACATGACCCCGGCGAAGAACCAGCGCGCCGTGGAAGAACGCGTCCGCGAAGCCCTGGAAGCCGACCGCGCCCGCGTACAGGTGGGCCGCATCTCGCGCTTCGGCCTGCTGGAAATGTCCCGTCAGCGCCTGCGTCCGTCCCTGGGCGAGACCAGCGGCATCGTCTGCCCGCGCTGCAACGGCCAAGGCATCATCCGCGACGTCGAATCCCTGTCGCTGGCGATCCTGCGCCTGATCGAGGAAGAAGCCCTGAAGGACCGCACCGCCGAAGTTCGCGCGCGCGTGCCGTTCCAGGTTGCCGCCTTCCTGCTCAACGAGAAGCGCAACGCCATCACCAAGATCGAGCTGCGTACCCGCGCGCGCATCTTCATCCTGCCGGACGACCACCTGGAAACGCCGCACTTCGAAGTCCAGCGCCTGCGCGACGACAACCCCGAACTGCTGTCCGGCCATGCCAGCTACGAGATGGCGCCGGAAGAGCACGAGGAAGTCCAGCCGGTCAGCGCCACCCGCACCCTGGTTCGCCAGGAGGCAGCGGTGAAGACCGTTTCCCCGCAGACCCCTGCCCCGCAGCAAGCCGCTGCCGCGCCGGTCGTCGAAGCCGCCAAGCCCATGCCTGAGCCGAGCCTGTTCCAGGGCCTGGTGAAGTCGCTGGTCAGCCTGTTCGCCGGCAGCAAGCCCGAGCCGACGCCGGCAGCCGCCGAAAAGCCGGCCACCGAGCGCAGTGAAGGCCAGGGCGAGCGTCGCAACGGCCGTCAGCAGAACCGTCGCCGTGACGGTCGCGACGGTGGCCGCCGCGATGACGAGCGCAAAGAGCGTGGCGAGCGTCGTCGCGACGAGCGTGGCGAACGTGGCGAGCGCGCCGAGCGTCCTGCCCGTGAAGAGCGTCAGCCGCGTGAAGAACGCGCCGAGCGTCAACCGCGCGAAGAGCGCCAGCCCCGTGAAGAACGTGCCGAGCGCCCGCCGCGCGAGGAACGCCAGCCGCGTGAAGAGCGCGCCGAGCGTCCGCCGCGCGAAGAGCGCCAACCCCGCGAGGAGCGCGCCGAGCGCCCGCCGCGCGAGGAGCGTCAGCCCCGTGAGGAGCGCGGCGAGCGCACCGAGCGTCAACCGCGTGAAGAACGCCAGCCGCGCGAAGAGCGCCAGCCTCGCGGTGAGCGTGGCGAGCGCGCCGAGCGTCCGCCCCGTGAAGAGCGCCAGCCGCGCGAAGACCGTCAGGCTCGCGATGCCGCTGCCCTGGAAGCCGAAGAGCTGCCGAACGAGGAACTGCTGGATCAACAGGACGACGAAGGCTCGGACGACGAGCGTCCGCGTCGCCGTTCCCGTGGCCAGCGCCGCCGCAGCAACCGCCGCGAGCGCCAGCGTGAAGCCGGTGTGGATGGCGTTGAAGGCGCCGAAGGCGACGTGAACAGTGCCGAAGGCGTTGCCGAACAGGCTGCTTCCTACACCCCGTCGCCTGCCGCCCTGGTCGCTGCCGCCGCCACCGCTGTCGCTGTTGCCGAAGCCGCCGCCGAGCAGGAGCAGCCCGCTGCCCAGGCTCAGGTCGAGGCTCAGCCGCTGGAATCCGGCGTCGTCGAAGCCGTGCGCACCGAAAGCGCACTGGAACAGACCATCGAGTTCCTGGCCAAACCCGCCGAGCAGGCTGCCGAGCCGGTAGAAGCCGTCAACGACACCGTTGACGTGGCTGCTGCCGAACCGGCCGTCGCGGAAGATGCACCGGCCCCGGCTGCTGAAACCGTGATCGAAGCTGTCGCCCAACTGGTCGAAGAAGCGCCGGCGCAAGCTCCCGCCATTGCCGAAGAAGCGCCGGCTGCCGCACCGACTGCAAGCGAAGAAGCCGCTCCGGCCGTTCCGGCGAACGCCACCGGCCGCGCCTCCAACGACCCGCGCGAGCGTCGTCGCCAGGAGCGCCTGGCTCGTGAAGCCGCGGCTGCCGCTGCCCCGCAGGTCGAACAAGCTCCGGCGGTCGAAGCCGTGGTTGAAGAAGCTGCTGCCGTGGAAGCCGACGTGGTGGTCGAGCCGGCCGCTGACGTCACCGCCGAGACCGTTGTGGCCGAGGTAGTGAACGAAGCCGAAGCCGTCGAGCAGGCTGAAGGCGAGAAAGCCGAGAAAGCCGAGAAGACCGAGGAAGAAGAAGGCTCCGTGGTGGAAAAACACCACAGCTGA
- the murB gene encoding UDP-N-acetylmuramate dehydrogenase: MTLQLQERISLKPYNTFGVEVAARWFAQAHDDAEVRAGIAAAAEKGLPLMVIGGGSNLLLTRDVEALVLRMASRGVRVLSDDGERVVVEAEAGEVWDDFVRWALGQGLGGLENLSLIPGTVGAAPMQNIGAYGVEIKDVFAGLTALDRQSGALCEFGLEDCAFAYRESRFKREPGRWLILRVRFALSRAAILHLDYGPVRQRLAEEGVTAPTPANVSRVICAIRREKLPDPAVLGNAGSFFKNPVVSAEQADALRQRFSDLVAYPQGDGLMKLAAGWLIDKAGWKGFRDGAAGVHAQQALVLVNYGGATGAQLHALAERIRDDIRQRFGVELEMEPNLY; this comes from the coding sequence GTGACGCTGCAACTGCAAGAACGCATTTCCCTCAAGCCCTACAACACCTTTGGTGTCGAGGTCGCGGCGCGCTGGTTCGCCCAGGCCCATGACGATGCCGAGGTGCGTGCCGGGATCGCCGCCGCCGCGGAAAAGGGCCTGCCGCTGATGGTGATCGGTGGCGGCAGCAACCTCCTGCTGACCCGTGACGTCGAGGCGCTGGTACTGCGCATGGCGTCCCGTGGCGTGCGGGTGCTCAGCGACGATGGCGAGCGCGTGGTGGTCGAGGCGGAAGCCGGCGAGGTGTGGGATGACTTCGTCCGCTGGGCCCTGGGCCAGGGCTTGGGCGGGCTGGAGAACCTCAGCCTGATTCCCGGTACGGTCGGCGCCGCGCCGATGCAGAACATCGGCGCCTATGGCGTCGAGATCAAGGACGTGTTCGCCGGCCTGACCGCGCTGGACCGCCAGAGCGGCGCGCTGTGCGAGTTCGGCCTGGAAGACTGCGCCTTCGCCTACCGCGAAAGCCGCTTCAAGCGCGAGCCCGGCCGGTGGCTGATCCTGCGGGTGCGCTTCGCCCTGAGCCGTGCGGCGATACTGCATCTGGACTACGGTCCGGTGCGCCAGCGCCTGGCGGAGGAGGGCGTGACCGCGCCGACGCCTGCCAATGTGTCGCGGGTGATCTGCGCGATCCGCCGCGAGAAGCTCCCGGACCCGGCCGTGCTGGGCAATGCCGGCAGCTTCTTCAAGAACCCGGTGGTATCGGCCGAGCAGGCCGACGCGCTGCGGCAGCGCTTCAGTGATCTGGTGGCCTATCCGCAAGGCGATGGCCTGATGAAGCTCGCCGCCGGCTGGCTGATCGACAAGGCCGGCTGGAAGGGCTTCCGTGACGGCGCGGCCGGCGTGCATGCACAGCAGGCGCTGGTGCTGGTCAATTACGGCGGCGCTACCGGCGCGCAGTTGCATGCCTTGGCTGAACGCATTCGCGACGACATTCGCCAGCGGTTCGGCGTTGAGCTGGAGATGGAGCCGAATCTCTACTGA
- a CDS encoding low molecular weight protein-tyrosine-phosphatase, translating into MKVLFVCLGNICRSPTAEGVFRHKVRQAGLEDRIEIDSAGTGDWHVGKAPDTRTRAAALRRGYDLSVLRARQVSVADFSRYDLILAMDTANLRDLTHLRGGGGKAELDLFLRRYELEVDEVPDPYYGGEDGFEQVLDLVERACDGLLTEVKGRL; encoded by the coding sequence ATGAAGGTCCTCTTCGTCTGCCTGGGCAATATCTGCCGTTCGCCCACCGCCGAGGGCGTGTTCCGCCACAAGGTCCGCCAGGCGGGCCTGGAGGATCGCATCGAGATCGACTCCGCCGGCACCGGCGATTGGCATGTCGGCAAGGCGCCGGACACGCGTACGCGAGCCGCCGCGCTGCGCCGCGGCTATGACCTGTCGGTCCTGCGGGCGCGGCAGGTCAGCGTGGCGGATTTCTCCCGCTATGACCTGATCCTGGCCATGGACACTGCCAACCTGCGCGACCTCACGCATCTGCGCGGTGGCGGCGGCAAGGCAGAGCTGGATCTGTTCCTGCGTCGCTACGAGCTGGAAGTCGACGAAGTCCCCGATCCCTACTACGGCGGCGAGGACGGCTTCGAGCAGGTGCTGGACCTGGTGGAAAGGGCCTGCGACGGCCTGCTGACGGAAGTGAAGGGACGCCTGTGA
- the kdsB gene encoding 3-deoxy-manno-octulosonate cytidylyltransferase, with protein sequence MSQAYTVVIPARYASTRLPGKPLQDIAGKPMIQHVWAQAGKSSATQVVVATDDARIVEACQGFGAQVVLTRAEHNSGTDRLAEVADALGLADDAIVVNVQGDEPLVPPSIIDQVAANLAAHPEAGIATLCEEIHDPAALFNPNIVKVVSDKNGLALTFSRATLPWARDAFAVDRDSLPANVPYRRHIGIYAYRARFLRDFVAWGPCWLEDTECLEQLRALWHGVRIHVADALEAPQAGVDTPEDLERVRRILGA encoded by the coding sequence ATGAGCCAGGCCTACACCGTCGTCATTCCCGCCCGCTACGCCTCCACCCGCCTGCCCGGCAAGCCGCTGCAGGACATCGCCGGCAAGCCGATGATCCAGCACGTCTGGGCGCAGGCGGGCAAAAGCTCCGCCACCCAGGTGGTGGTCGCCACCGACGATGCGCGCATCGTCGAGGCCTGCCAGGGCTTCGGCGCCCAGGTGGTGCTGACCCGCGCCGAGCACAACTCCGGCACCGACCGCCTGGCGGAAGTGGCCGATGCGCTGGGCCTGGCCGACGACGCCATCGTTGTCAACGTGCAGGGCGACGAGCCGCTGGTGCCGCCGTCGATCATCGATCAGGTGGCCGCCAACCTCGCCGCGCACCCGGAAGCGGGCATCGCCACCCTGTGCGAGGAAATCCACGACCCGGCGGCGCTGTTCAATCCGAACATCGTCAAGGTGGTCAGCGACAAGAACGGTCTCGCGCTGACCTTCAGCCGCGCCACGCTGCCTTGGGCGCGCGACGCCTTCGCGGTAGACCGCGACAGCCTGCCGGCGAACGTGCCGTACCGCCGCCATATCGGCATCTACGCCTACCGCGCGCGCTTCCTGCGTGATTTCGTGGCCTGGGGCCCGTGCTGGCTGGAAGACACGGAGTGCCTGGAGCAGCTGCGCGCGCTGTGGCACGGCGTGCGCATCCACGTGGCCGACGCCCTGGAGGCGCCGCAGGCCGGTGTCGACACCCCGGAAGACCTGGAGCGCGTCCGGCGCATCCTGGGGGCGTGA
- a CDS encoding Trm112 family protein, producing MDPKLLDILACPLCKGPLKLTDDKSELICKADGLAYPVRDGIPVMLEGEARTLNVDERLDK from the coding sequence ATGGACCCGAAACTCCTCGATATCCTCGCCTGTCCGCTGTGCAAGGGCCCGCTCAAGCTCACCGACGACAAGTCCGAGCTGATCTGCAAGGCCGACGGCCTGGCCTACCCGGTGCGCGACGGCATCCCGGTGATGCTCGAAGGGGAAGCGCGCACCCTCAACGTCGACGAACGTCTGGACAAGTAA
- the lpxK gene encoding tetraacyldisaccharide 4'-kinase, translated as MAFSDRLLDAWYKGHPALALLRPLELLYRRIAQGRRQDFLSGAKPAYRAPVPIVVVGNITVGGTGKTPMILWLIEHCRARGLKVGVVSRGYGARPPQTPWRVRAEQSAAQAGDEPLMIVRRSGVPLMIDPDRSSAVRALLAEEPLDLILCDDGLQHYRLARDLELVLIDAARGLGNGRCLPAGPLREPAERLEEVDAVLHNGAPSDPPGAFSFVLRPSALVNLASGERRGVEHFPAGQSLHALAGIGNPQRFFKTLEALNWRPIPHPFPDHAAYTAEQLRFTPALPLVMTEKDAVKCRSFAAPDWWYLAVEAQPSPAFVAWFDAQLERLVAR; from the coding sequence ATGGCGTTCTCCGACCGCCTGCTCGACGCCTGGTACAAGGGCCACCCGGCCCTTGCCCTGCTGAGGCCGCTCGAACTGCTTTACCGGCGCATCGCCCAAGGCCGCCGGCAGGACTTCCTCTCCGGCGCCAAGCCGGCCTACCGCGCGCCGGTACCCATCGTCGTGGTGGGCAACATCACCGTCGGCGGCACCGGCAAGACGCCGATGATCCTCTGGCTGATCGAACACTGCCGCGCCCGTGGGCTGAAGGTCGGCGTGGTCAGTCGTGGCTACGGCGCCAGGCCGCCACAGACGCCCTGGCGCGTGCGCGCCGAGCAGTCGGCGGCGCAGGCGGGCGACGAGCCGCTGATGATCGTGCGCCGCAGCGGCGTGCCGCTGATGATCGACCCGGACCGCTCCAGCGCCGTGCGCGCTCTGCTGGCCGAGGAGCCGCTGGACCTGATCCTGTGCGACGACGGCCTGCAGCACTATCGCCTGGCCCGTGACCTGGAACTGGTGCTGATCGACGCCGCCCGCGGCCTGGGTAACGGCCGCTGCCTGCCCGCCGGGCCGCTGCGCGAACCCGCCGAGCGCCTGGAGGAGGTCGACGCCGTGCTGCACAATGGCGCGCCGTCCGATCCGCCGGGGGCCTTCTCCTTTGTCCTGCGACCTTCTGCCCTGGTCAACCTGGCCAGCGGCGAACGCCGTGGCGTCGAGCATTTCCCCGCCGGTCAGTCGCTCCACGCGCTGGCCGGGATCGGCAACCCGCAGCGTTTCTTCAAGACGCTCGAGGCGCTAAACTGGCGGCCGATTCCGCATCCCTTCCCCGACCATGCGGCCTATACCGCCGAGCAGCTGCGCTTCACGCCGGCACTGCCGCTGGTCATGACCGAGAAGGACGCGGTGAAATGCCGGTCCTTCGCCGCGCCCGACTGGTGGTACCTCGCCGTCGAAGCGCAGCCGTCGCCGGCCTTCGTCGCCTGGTTCGACGCCCAGCTCGAGCGGCTGGTCGCCCGCTGA
- a CDS encoding ExbD/TolR family protein yields MKFRRRAGGAAREDVFINLASLIDVIFVLLLFFVVATSFTKPSQLKVELPEAVSGTPPEATEIKQIEISISVEGHYALNGQSLARDDLENLMNAMQRESAGDNSLPVVITADGKVNYQSVVTAMDAAGKLGFTHLRITTIEAQADKKSP; encoded by the coding sequence GTGAAATTCCGCCGCAGAGCGGGCGGAGCGGCCCGCGAGGACGTCTTCATCAACCTGGCGTCGCTGATCGACGTGATCTTCGTGCTGCTGCTGTTCTTCGTGGTCGCCACTTCGTTCACCAAGCCGTCGCAGCTCAAGGTCGAACTGCCCGAAGCGGTTAGCGGCACGCCGCCGGAAGCCACCGAGATCAAGCAGATCGAAATCTCCATCAGTGTCGAAGGCCACTACGCGCTCAATGGCCAGAGCCTGGCGCGTGACGATCTGGAAAACCTGATGAACGCCATGCAGCGCGAATCCGCCGGCGACAACAGCCTGCCGGTGGTGATCACCGCCGATGGCAAGGTGAACTACCAGTCCGTGGTCACCGCGATGGATGCCGCCGGCAAGCTGGGCTTCACCCACCTGCGCATCACCACCATCGAGGCGCAGGCGGACAAGAAGAGCCCCTGA
- a CDS encoding MotA/TolQ/ExbB proton channel family protein, which yields MWELVKAGGWMMLPILLSSVAAMAIVAERLWTLRLSRVAPPQLLGQVWKQIKDKKMNSQALKDLRASSPLGEILAAGLANSKHGREIMKECIEEAASRVIHELERYLNALGTIAAMAPLLGLLGTVFGMIQIFSAFMGDGMANAPMLAGGISKALITTAAGLIVAIPSVFFHRYLLRRVDELVIAMEQEAIKLVEVTQGDREVDFVEEGKA from the coding sequence GTGTGGGAACTGGTCAAAGCTGGCGGCTGGATGATGCTGCCGATCTTGCTGAGCTCCGTCGCTGCCATGGCGATCGTCGCCGAACGTCTCTGGACCCTGCGCTTGAGCCGCGTGGCCCCGCCGCAACTGCTCGGCCAGGTGTGGAAGCAGATCAAGGACAAGAAGATGAACAGCCAGGCCCTGAAGGACCTGCGCGCGTCGTCCCCGCTGGGTGAAATCCTCGCCGCCGGCCTGGCCAACTCCAAGCATGGTCGCGAGATCATGAAGGAGTGCATCGAGGAAGCCGCCTCCCGCGTCATCCACGAGCTGGAACGCTACCTCAATGCCCTGGGCACCATCGCCGCCATGGCGCCGCTGCTCGGCCTGCTGGGCACGGTATTCGGCATGATCCAAATCTTCAGCGCCTTCATGGGCGACGGCATGGCCAATGCGCCGATGCTCGCCGGCGGTATCTCCAAGGCGCTGATCACCACGGCGGCCGGCCTGATCGTGGCGATTCCGTCGGTGTTCTTCCACCGCTACCTGCTGCGCCGCGTCGATGAACTGGTCATCGCCATGGAACAGGAAGCCATCAAGCTGGTGGAAGTGACCCAGGGCGATCGCGAAGTCGACTTCGTCGAGGAAGGCAAAGCGTGA
- a CDS encoding DNA internalization-related competence protein ComEC/Rec2, producing MFALALGLLALRWMPALPPGWALLLCALLGLRLLFTRTYAVGLFLLGFAWACQSAQWALDERLAPMLDGRTLWLEGRVEGLPDRSGPSVRLVLGDVSSPRAKVPPTLRLSWFDGPPVEGGERWRLAVKLKRPHGMVNGAGFDYEAWLTAQRIGATGSVKDGQRLEGSSGPRAWREAWRQRLLAVDAHGRSGALAALVLGDASGLTTADWQVLQDTGTLHLMVISGSHISLLAGLLYAVVAGLARFGCWPTRLPWLPCACLLAACGAWAYSLMAGFEVPLQRACIMVSIVLLWRLRYRHRGLWTPLLGALLAVLLVEPLVVLLPGFWLSYAAVALLIFGFSGRLGRWTAWRTWLRAQWLMAVGLLPASIALGLPLSVSGVLANLIAVPWVELVVVPLALLGSLALGVPALGDALLWVSGGLLELLFRLLGWMAALAPAWQPVAAPVWAVALAMLGALLLLAPAGVPLRALGLAMFLPLFWPTLPVPAPGTAEIRVLDVGQGLSVLIRTRSQVWLYDTGARNGDFDIGERVVVPTLRSLGIGHLDLLMLSHADNDHAGGAVAVKHALRPAQVISGEPERLVPELQARPCRNEDWAIDGVRLSSWQWSGARESNDRSCVLEIEANGERILLTGDLPQPAELAWLAAHPRQRIDWLLAGHHGSRSSSGPAFLRAIQPSTAIISRGANNPYGHPHPSVVERFRALGVRIQDTAEQGALTLTLGAHGEVRGVREGAHFWQEN from the coding sequence ATGTTCGCGCTGGCCTTGGGCCTGCTGGCGCTGCGCTGGATGCCTGCGCTGCCGCCTGGCTGGGCGCTGTTGCTGTGTGCGCTGCTTGGCTTGCGCTTGCTGTTCACGCGCACCTACGCCGTCGGGCTGTTCCTGCTCGGCTTTGCCTGGGCCTGCCAGTCGGCCCAGTGGGCGCTGGATGAGCGCCTGGCGCCCATGCTGGACGGCCGTACCCTTTGGCTGGAGGGGAGGGTGGAAGGCCTGCCGGATCGTTCCGGCCCGTCGGTGCGCCTCGTTCTCGGCGACGTTTCCAGCCCCCGCGCGAAGGTTCCCCCCACCTTGCGCCTGTCGTGGTTCGATGGGCCGCCGGTGGAAGGCGGCGAGCGCTGGCGCCTGGCAGTGAAGCTCAAGCGTCCCCATGGCATGGTCAACGGCGCCGGCTTCGATTACGAGGCCTGGCTCACCGCCCAGCGCATCGGCGCCACCGGCAGTGTGAAGGACGGCCAGCGCCTGGAAGGTTCCAGCGGCCCGCGGGCCTGGCGCGAAGCCTGGCGGCAGCGCCTGCTGGCGGTGGATGCCCACGGCCGTTCCGGGGCGCTCGCCGCCCTCGTGCTGGGCGACGCCTCCGGGCTGACCACGGCGGACTGGCAAGTGTTGCAGGACACCGGAACCCTGCACCTGATGGTGATTTCCGGCTCGCACATCTCGCTGCTGGCTGGTCTGCTCTACGCCGTGGTGGCCGGCCTGGCGCGCTTCGGCTGCTGGCCGACGCGCCTGCCCTGGCTGCCCTGTGCCTGCCTGCTGGCCGCCTGTGGCGCCTGGGCCTACAGCCTGATGGCGGGGTTCGAGGTGCCGCTGCAGCGCGCCTGCATCATGGTCTCCATCGTCCTGCTGTGGCGCCTGCGCTATCGCCATCGCGGATTGTGGACGCCGCTGCTGGGCGCGCTGCTGGCGGTGCTGCTGGTCGAACCGCTGGTGGTCCTGTTGCCGGGGTTCTGGCTGTCCTACGCGGCGGTGGCGCTGCTGATCTTCGGCTTCTCCGGGCGGCTGGGGCGTTGGACCGCCTGGCGCACCTGGCTGCGGGCGCAGTGGCTGATGGCGGTCGGACTGTTGCCGGCATCGATTGCGCTGGGGTTGCCGCTGAGCGTTTCCGGCGTGCTGGCCAATCTGATCGCCGTGCCCTGGGTGGAATTGGTAGTCGTGCCGCTGGCGTTGCTGGGCAGCCTGGCGTTGGGCGTTCCCGCGCTGGGCGACGCCTTGCTGTGGGTGTCGGGTGGTCTGCTCGAGCTGCTGTTCCGTCTGCTGGGCTGGATGGCGGCACTGGCACCCGCCTGGCAGCCCGTCGCCGCGCCCGTCTGGGCGGTGGCGCTGGCGATGCTCGGGGCACTCCTGTTACTGGCGCCGGCCGGGGTGCCGTTGCGGGCGCTGGGGTTGGCGATGTTCCTGCCTTTGTTCTGGCCGACGCTCCCGGTGCCCGCGCCAGGCACGGCCGAGATCCGGGTGCTGGACGTGGGGCAGGGGCTGTCCGTGCTGATCCGCACGCGCAGCCAGGTCTGGCTCTACGACACGGGGGCGCGCAATGGCGATTTCGACATCGGCGAACGGGTCGTGGTGCCGACGCTGCGCAGCCTGGGCATCGGCCACCTGGACCTGCTCATGCTCAGCCACGCGGACAACGACCATGCCGGCGGCGCCGTCGCGGTGAAGCACGCTTTACGGCCTGCGCAGGTCATCAGCGGGGAACCGGAGCGGCTGGTGCCCGAGTTGCAGGCGCGGCCTTGCCGAAACGAAGACTGGGCCATCGACGGCGTTCGTCTTTCAAGCTGGCAATGGTCGGGCGCGCGGGAAAGCAACGACCGCTCCTGCGTGCTGGAAATCGAAGCCAACGGCGAGCGCATCCTGCTTACCGGCGATTTGCCGCAACCCGCCGAGTTGGCCTGGCTGGCGGCGCATCCGCGGCAACGTATCGACTGGCTGCTGGCCGGCCACCACGGCAGCCGCAGTTCCTCCGGGCCGGCATTCCTGCGGGCGATCCAGCCCTCCACGGCGATCATCTCCCGTGGTGCGAACAACCCTTACGGCCATCCGCATCCGTCGGTCGTCGAGCGCTTCCGCGCACTGGGCGTCCGGATTCAGGATACGGCGGAGCAGGGCGCACTGACCCTGACGCTCGGCGCCCATGGCGAGGTCCGGGGAGTGCGGGAAGGCGCACATTTCTGGCAGGAAAATTGA
- a CDS encoding DUF2062 domain-containing protein — protein sequence MPRRIFKRYMPDPESIRHHKGLRFLGPLIQSPNLWHLNRRSVSRAMGLGLFAAFIPIPLQMLLAASLAVWARANLPISVGLVWLTNPITMPPVFYCTYKMGAWVMGIPARALPDHLTWEWISGELAMLWQPFLLGSVICGILVGLLGYLATEGYWRWWIGRSWRRRRALRNLQNGL from the coding sequence ATGCCGCGCCGAATCTTCAAGCGCTACATGCCGGATCCGGAGAGCATCAGGCACCACAAGGGCCTGCGCTTTCTCGGACCGCTGATCCAGTCGCCCAACCTCTGGCACCTCAATCGCCGCTCCGTGTCCCGCGCCATGGGCCTGGGGTTGTTCGCCGCGTTCATCCCGATCCCCCTGCAGATGCTGCTGGCCGCCTCGCTGGCGGTCTGGGCGCGGGCCAATCTGCCGATTTCGGTCGGGCTGGTCTGGCTGACCAATCCGATCACCATGCCGCCCGTTTTCTATTGCACCTACAAGATGGGCGCGTGGGTCATGGGCATCCCGGCCCGCGCCCTGCCCGACCACCTGACCTGGGAATGGATCAGCGGCGAACTGGCGATGCTCTGGCAACCCTTCCTGCTGGGCTCGGTGATCTGCGGCATCCTGGTGGGCCTGCTCGGCTACCTGGCCACCGAAGGTTACTGGCGCTGGTGGATCGGCCGCAGCTGGCGGCGACGCAGGGCACTGCGCAATCTGCAGAACGGCCTATAA